The genomic DNA AAATCCCTTCGACCCCAAGAAATAGATTCTGGAGAGTAAATATGGGAGGGAGGCCGCTGAACCTGAAATGATGGTTATTAGCAAATACAGGTAATCTCTCTGGGTAACTTTCGGTAATTTAACGCTTAATAAGTCGAATGCGAAGCCTCCAAGTGCATAACCTACGCCCACGATCAACCCCTCGAGAGGATTGATCCTTATGGCCCTTGTGCTAAGCGCCACTATTATACTCATCAAGCTTATCTTACCGAAGCCTCGAGTTTGACCGGCCAGTACCGTCATGAGGAGCCACCCCACCACTCTGTTCACGGAGCCATGGAAGGAGATCGGTCCTATGGAGAACTGGCCTATGATTGGACCTAGCTGAACCTGCAGGACGGTCCATAGGGATGAGAATACAGCGATTAACGCTACATCCCTTGTATTCGAGGATTTTCACCTGTCCAACAATATTTAATGGGCTGAGCGCTCTAGGGGGAAGTTAATTATTTCCTCCATTTCCTCGTGAGATGCTACAACTCTCCCTAAACTTCAAAATTTCCGCTATCTCAGGTCTCATCATGTAATCTGGAGGTATCTCGCCTCTAGCCATCATACTTCTGATGGCCGTCATGCTGATTTCCACCCGGTCATCCGTTGAGTGGCCGCAGGTCTTCTCTGTCGCCATCATCCGGCATCGTTTACAGTAAAATGATTCCTTGAAGAGGATCGGCTCTATGCCGATATTTAACTCCTTAAGCTTTTCATGGGCGGCATAGGGTTCGTAGTAGTTTCCAACACCTGCGACGTCCCTTCCCACGATGAAATGGGTGCAACCATAGTTCTTTCTTATGATTGCTAAGAACACGGCCGCCTTAGGTCCTGCATATCTCATAGAAATGGAAAGAGGGGAGAGGAGGACCCTATTTTTCGGATAATAATGTTCGATCAGATAGGAATAGGCTTGAATTACAGCTTCAGGCGGGAAATCTCCACGCTTCAGCTCTCCGATGACTGGGTGAATAAATATCCCATCCACAATTTCCAGCGTGCATCTTTGAATATATTCATGAGCCCAGTGAGGAGGGTTCCTAGTCTGATACGCGGCGATGATAGACCACTTCCTTCTTTCAAATTCGAAGCGCGCTTCGCTGGGCGTCAACTCTCGAAACACTCCAAGCCTTAAATCGAGTTGTATCAATTCCACCCTACCTCCTAAGGCCACCTCTCCAGAGGCTTGGATTTTCTCTACGTCAGGATGACGGGCATCGCGCACACCGTAAACCCGTTC from Candidatus Bathyarchaeota archaeon includes the following:
- the sat gene encoding sulfate adenylyltransferase; the encoded protein is MVSEPYGGKLVWRVMGDEERCKWLKGIDELPRLETDKRAALDLEKIAIGAYSPLEGFMTEDEYLNVLYKERLGNGLPWTVPVMFSPKDSEAAKGMKTGEDVALYFRRRPIGVLHLEDKFSYDKEELAERVYGVRDARHPDVEKIQASGEVALGGRVELIQLDLRLGVFRELTPSEARFEFERRKWSIIAAYQTRNPPHWAHEYIQRCTLEIVDGIFIHPVIGELKRGDFPPEAVIQAYSYLIEHYYPKNRVLLSPLSISMRYAGPKAAVFLAIIRKNYGCTHFIVGRDVAGVGNYYEPYAAHEKLKELNIGIEPILFKESFYCKRCRMMATEKTCGHSTDDRVEISMTAIRSMMARGEIPPDYMMRPEIAEILKFRESCSISRGNGGNN